A genome region from Arachis duranensis cultivar V14167 chromosome 6, aradu.V14167.gnm2.J7QH, whole genome shotgun sequence includes the following:
- the LOC107492173 gene encoding kinesin-like protein KIN-14I, whose protein sequence is MTTEEAVPFNTVSVVEDILQQRGGHFDGKLASRRDEEASVRRNEATEWMRKTLGVVAGRDLPAEPSEEDFRVALRTGIILCNVLNKVVPGSIPKIIQAPKDSVLVTDGGAPIVFQYGENVKSFIEAVGEMGIPTFEASDMEKGGNLSRVVSCLLELKSYAEWVQGGKIGSWKLAGLPNSKPPLMKTLLRRNSEPSMMKSMGNTLGDKDSSATDNDPKSNLIQMNSTYPSLISLVREHLSNKRTEEIPFVVESLLSQVMNEFEHRLLEQHERIRTIQQEKVSTCKPDEDRLPERQETVKTIQQEKVPSSKPDEERLPERQETQVREIQQETASPFKPDKQRLIEQQETKLKEIQEQLRAAQQELLRAAQQEQLRAVQQDKVSSSKPEPLVSKAAPIDEEMEEKEEKIDTKEETMEENVEEMMEETQAEEVEMEEEEEEIDEMEEKGEETKDLDLPRDNGPSLEFLRQQENIRKEELLRQEEIIRQERARHEEIIREGERVRQEELIRQEEIIRQAERARQEEIIRQGEKLRQEELIRHEEIIREGERVRQELIREGERVRQEELIRQEEIIRQAERARQEEIIREGERIRQEELIRQEEIIRQAERARQEEIIRQGEKLRQEERARHEEIIRQHEVTLQQERARQEEMIRQQEIVRQQERSRQQAIVQRQNKSLQDLKTIVHQTKSGVQAMHKKYQEDFLVLCKHVRSLVSAAAGYQKVLEENRKLYNQVQDLKGNIRVYCRVRPFLGAPSPNQSVGSIDDGSISILTPSNYGKEGKKTFNFNKCFGPSATQSQVFADTQPLIRSVLDGYNVCIFAYGQTGSGKTFTMSGPDDLTEETMGVNYRALNDLFLLQDQRKDTIIYEIGVQMLEIYNEQVRDLLSTDGATKKLEIRNRSQNGLNVPDANLVPVATTADVINLMNLGNKNRAVGSTAMNSRSSRSHSCLTVHVQGKYLTSPKTIHASLHLVDLAGSERADKTEATGDRLKEAQYINKSLSALGDVISSLAAKSSHVPYRNSKLTQLLQDSLGGQAKTLMFVHISPEPDAVGETLSTLKFAERVATVELGAAKANNAGGDNKAGNNANTSGGSSKDGADVKDLKDQIASLKAALARKDAELEQYQGMNLDGAKLNKSHGSTPSLRNLGSTGGARKLPRDDSANSEGQNQDESKLKRRSLDYEDMETGYENSGDWMNNHNNKMAMAMAMKRNDSLTSNDSLVAQWEADNKPSSPSSSPTSYDYDDDMATNDNSSEASDMNWQPTPKSTSSTPSNASSSLKPKKTTTTAPLKPTKTADRSPASSAPTPAAKKPAAAVGSQVKKVAATDVKKRVGGAK, encoded by the exons ATGACGACGGAGGAAGCTGTGCCATTCAATACTGTATCCGTTGTGGAAGACATTCTTCAGCAGCGCGGCGGCCACTTCGACGGCAAGTTGGCGTCACGGCGAGACGAAGAAGCAT CGGTGAGAAGAAATGAAGCTACTGAATGGATGCGTAAAACACTTGGAGTAGTCGCAGGGAGAGACTTGCCAGCAGAGCCTTCTGAAGAAGATTTCAGGGTCGCCTTGCGAACCGGTATTATCCTCTGCAATGTTCTCAACAAAGTTGTACCCGGTTCAATTCCCAAG ATAATTCAAGCCCCCAAGGATTCTGTCCTAGTTACTGATGGAGGAGCACCGATTGTGTTTCAGTATGGTGAAAATGTGAAGAGTTTTATTGAAGCTGTGGGAGAAATGGGGATTCCCACCTTTGAAGCTTCCGATATGGAAAAG GGTGGAAATTTATCAAGGGTGGTGAGTTGTTTGTTAGAGCTCAAATCCTATGCGGAATGGGTACAGGGAGGGAAAATTGGGTCATGGAAATTGGCTGGCCTTCCGAATTCAAAGCCACCCTTGATGAAAACCCTTCTAAGAAGAAACTCTGAACCATCCATGATGAAATCCATGGGGAACACATTAGGGGACAAAGATTCTTCTGCTACTGACAATGATCCCAAGTCTAACCTCATCCAGATG AATTCAACCTatccttctttaatttcattagTTCGTGAGCATTTGTCAAATAAGAGGACAGAAGAAATTCCTTTT GTAGTTGAATCCCTGCTTAGTCAAGTCATGAATGAGTTTGAACATCGATTGCTTGAACAACATGAAAGG ATTAGAACAATTCAACAAGAAAAAGTATCAACATGTAAACCAGATGAAGATCGATTGCCTGAACGACAAGAAACG GTTAAAACAATTCAACAAGAAAAAGTACCATCATCTAAACCAGATGAAGAAAGATTGCCTGAACGACAAGAAACG CAGGTTAGAGAAATTCAACAAGAAACAGCATCACCATTCAAACCAGATAAACAGCGACTCATTGAACAACAAGAAACG AAGCTTAAAGAAATTCAAGAGCAGCTAAGAGCAGCTCAACAAGAGCTGCTTAGAGCAGCTCAACAAGAGCAGCTTAGAGCAGTTCAACAAGATAAAGTATCATCATCTAAACCAGAACCTTTGGTTTCAAAAGCTGCTCCTATTGACGAAGAG atggaagaaaaggaagagaagatAGATACAAAAGAAGAAACAATGGAAGAAAATGTGGAAGAAATGATGGAAGAAACACAGGCCGAAGAGGTTGAgatggaagaagaggaggaagaaatagatgagatggaagaaaagggagaagaaacaAAAGATCTAGATCTTCCTCGGGACAATGGACCAAGCCTCGAGTTCTTAAGACAACAAGAGAATATCCGAAAAGAAGAGTTACTCCGACAAGAAGAGATAATCCGACAAGAGAGAGCTCGACATGAAGAGATAATCCGAGAAGGGGAGAGAGTCCGACAAGAAGAGTTAATCCGACAAGAAGAGATAATCCGACAAGCGGAGAGAGCTCGACAAGAAGAGATAATCCGACAAGGGGAGAAACTCCGACAAGAAGAGTTAATCCGACACGAAGAGATAATCCGAGAAGGGGAGAGAGTCCGACAAGAACTAATCCGAGAAGGGGAGAGAGTCCGACAAGAAGAGTTAATCCGACAAGAAGAGATAATCCGACAAGCGGAGAGAGCTCGACAAGAAGAGATAATCCGAGAAGGGGAGAGAATCCGACAAGAAGAGTTAATCCGACAAGAAGAGATAATCCGACAAGCGGAGAGAGCTCGACAAGAAGAGATAATCCGACAAGGGGAGAAACTCCGACAAGAAGAGAGAGCTCGACACGAAGAGATAATCCGGCAACACGAGGTAACCCTGCAACAAGAGAGAGCTCGGCAAGAAGAGATGATCCGGCAACAAGAGATAGTCCGACAACAAGAAAGATCCCGACAACAAGCGATAGTCCAACGACAAAACAAGAGTCTCCAG GATTTGAAAACTATAGTCCATCAAACAAAATCAGGAGTACAGGCTATGCACAAGAAGTACCAGGAAGATTTCCTAGTACTAT GCAAGCATGTGCGTAGCTTAGTTTCTGCTGCTGCAGGATATCAGAAAGTTCTTGAGGAGAACCGTAAGTTATATAATCAAGTGCAGGATCTGAAAG GGAATATTAGGGTGTACTGCAGAGTTAGACCCTTCTTGGGCGCTCCATCGCCCAATCAGAGTGTCGGTAGTATTGATGATGGAAGTATCTCAATCTTAACACCTTCAAATTATGGGAAAGAGGGGAAGAAGACATTCAATTTTAACAAATGTTTTGGTCCTAGTGCAACACAAT CACAAGTTTTCGCCGACACACAACCGCTGATTCGGTCAGTGTTGGATGGATACAATGTCTGCATATTTGCCTATGGCCAAACAGGATCAGGAAAAACATTCACTATG TCTGGGCCAGACGATCTTACCGAGGAAACCATGGGTGTCAACTACCGTGCCCTGAATGATCTTTTCCTACTTCAGGATCAGAGGAAGGACACCATTATCTATGAGATTGGTGTTCAGATGCTTGAGATTTACAATGAGCAAGTCAGAGATCTACTATCCACAGATGGAGCTACCAAAAA ATTAGAAATTCGCAACCGTTCCCAGAACGGACTCAATGTGCCTGATGCCAACCTTGTTCCTGTTGCAACAACTGCTGATGTCATAAACTTGATGAACTTGGGAAACAAGAATCGAGCTGTTGGTTCTACTGCCATGAACTCTCGTAGTAGCCGTTCTCACAG TTGCCTAACAGTTCATGTTCAAGGAAAATACCTGACATCGCCAAAAACCATTCATGCTAGCTTGCATCTGGTTGATCTAGCAGGAAGCGAAAGGGCTGATAAAACTGAAGCCACTGGAGATAGGCTCAAGGAAGCTCAGTATATCAACAAGTCACTTTCTGCCTTGGGAGATGTTATCTCTTCCCTTGCTGCAAAGAGTTCCCATGTTCCCTACAGGAACAGCAAACTCACCCAATTGCTTCAAGATTCTCTTG GTGGGCAAGCAAAGACACTAATGTTTGTTCATATTAGTCCTGAGCCTGATGCAGTTGGAGAAACACTTAGTACACTTAAGTTTGCAGAACGTGTTGCCACTGTTGAACTTGGTGCTGCTAAAGCTAACAATGCTGGTGGTGATAATAAAGCTGGTAATAACGCTAATACTAGTGGTGGTAGCAGCAAAGATGGTGCTGATGTCAAAGATCTCAAAGACCAG ATTGCTAGCTTGAAGGCAGCCTTAGCAAGGAAGGATGCAGAACTAGAACAATATCAAGGCATGAACCTTGATGGAGCAAAGTTGAATAAATCTCATGGATCTACTCCTTCACTACGTAATTTGGGTTCTACTGGAGGTGCTAGGAAGCTGCCAAGAGATGATTCTGCTAACTCAGAG GGCCAAAACCAGGACGAATCGAAGCTGAAAAGAAGAAGCTTAGATTACGAGGACATGGAAACTGGGTATGAAAATTCTGGGGACTGGATGAACAACCATAATAATAAGATGGCAATGGCAATGGcaatgaagaggaatgatagctTAACTAGTAATGATAGCCTAGTGGCACAATGGGAAGCAGATAACAAACCATCATCTCCATCTTCTAGTCCAACTTCatatgattatgatgatgatatGGCAACCAATGATAATTCATCTGAGGCATCAGACATGAACTGGCAACCAACACCTAAATCAACCTCCTCCACTCCTTCAAACGCCTCATCAAGCCTTAAACcaaagaaaacaacaacaactgcTCCTCTTAAACCAACAAAGACCGCGGACAG GAGTCCTGCATCATCAGCTCCCACACCAGCAGCAAAGAAACCAGCAGCAGCAGTAGGTAGTCAAGTAAAAAAGGTTGCAGCCACTGATGTAAAGAAAAGAGTTGGGGGTGCCAAGTGA
- the LOC107492174 gene encoding uncharacterized protein LOC107492174, producing the protein MTEFQVGQQFQDKENALLSVKTYSIRQGVQYKVVESDYRRYVGKYSKFGNRCTWLIRLSLWQRKGIWEVKRYNGPHTCLASSISSDQRSLDYHVISAFVMPMVRADASVSIKVLLNATASHFEFRPTYRRVWLAKQKVVALIYGDWNESYNELQRWVLGVQVTMPGSVAVLQTSPVRVGGQLDESQSLVSIDATHLYGKYGGTLLVVIAQDGNSNILPVAFALVEGENAESWHNGIKVVLEAPDWGWLPPSAYRAFCIRHVAANFALTFKGKDARRLLVNAAYAKTDVEFDYWFDILRLEDPVMCEWANRIEYSL; encoded by the exons ATGACAGAGTTCCAGGTTGGTCAGCAATTTCAGGATAAAGAGAATGCCCTGTTAAGTGTGAAGACTTACAGCATCCGCCAAGGGGTACAGTATAAGGTAGTGGAGTCTGATTATCGCCGTTATGTTGGCAAGTATTCTAAGTTCGGGAATaggtgcacatggttgattcggCTTAGTCTCTGGCAGCGTAAGGGCATTTGGGAGGTGAAACGGTACAATGGACCACATACTTGTCTGGCCAGCTCTATCTCCAGCGATCAAAGGAGTTTGGATTATCATGTGATATCGGCATTCGTTATGCCAATGGTTAGAGCTGATGCATCCGTCAGCATCAAGGTGCTTCTAAATGCGACGGCTTCACACTTTGAATTCAGGCCTACGTACAGGAGGGTCTGGTTGGCCAAGCAGAAGGTTGTTGCCCTCATTTATGGTGACTGGAATGAGTCGTACAATGAGCTCCAAAGGTGGGTGTTAGGAGTGCAAGTTACCATGCCTGGTTCTGTTGCAGTTCTTCAGACTAGCCCTGTTCGAGTTGGGGGACAGTTGGATGAGTCTCAG TCGTTGGTGAGTATTGATGCCACCCACCTATATGGCAAGTACGGGGGTACGTTGCTTGTTGTGATTGCACAAGACGGGAATTCCAACATACTCCCTGTTGCATTCGCACTAGTTGAGGGTGAGAATGCTGAGTCGTG GCATAACGGCATCAAGGTCGTGCTTGAGGCTCCCGACTGGGGATGGCTACCTCCGTCTGCATACCGGGCTTTCTGCATTCGACACGTAGCAGCAAACTTCGCCCTCACCTTTAAGGGTAAAGATGCAAGGAGGCTTCTTGTGAACGCTGCCTATGCTAAGACCGATGTCGAGTTCGATTACTGGTTTGATATTCTACGCTTGGAAGACCCGGTGATGTGTGAATGGGCGAACCGGATTGAGTATTCATTGTAG
- the LOC107492175 gene encoding uncharacterized protein LOC107492175 has product MAGEDSFIVLVHHRGSIKRKTRSGVKFTDKDPLCIIVSATTSFDDLVSSVLLKLGLDGVKRVKKFFYRIPITVLKDTVKYDCFMIGSDEDLQVMFHCRRQFPEVRTPELLAKLVDVVSSSGGSNRNTNTLATVAGSSSRPAVASSVPAYEPPAQPVASPSFAVDLNGSIGDEVGTGKLLRTSVQCAAPAGAGDGLFDDPEDDDVEPDMIADDSGDDIGASEPASAGGGSSSGT; this is encoded by the coding sequence ATGGCTGGTGAGGATAGTTTTATAGTGTTGGTTCACCACAGAGGATCGATTAAGAGAAAAACTCGTTCCGGTGTCAAGTTCACCGATAAGGATCCTCTATGTATTATCGTGAGTGCTACGACAAGCTTTGATGACCTTGTTAGCTCTGTACTGCTGAAACTTGGTCTGGATGGTGTGAAAAGGGTGAAGAAGTTTTTCTATCGCATTCCAATCACGGTGCTCAAAGATACCGTGAAGTATGATTGTTTCATGATCGGGAGCGATGAGGACTTGCAGGTCATGTTTCATTGTCGCCGACAGTTTCCTGAAGTGAGGACACCAGAGCTGTTGGCAAAGTTGGTTGATGTGGTGTCCAGCTCGGGGGGTTCGAATCGGAATACCAACACTTTAGCGACGGTTGCCGGTTCTAGCTCCAGACCTGCCGTTGCATCCTCAGTACCTGCGTACGAGCCACCCGCCCAGCCTGTCGCCTCCCCGTCGTTCGCTGTTGATCTCAACGGCAGTATTGGCGACGAGGTTGGAACAGGGAAACTTCTACGTACCTCTGTACAATGTGCTGCACCGGCTGGGGCTGGAGATGGATTGTTTGATGATCCAGAGGACGATGATGTTGAGCCGGATATGATTGCTGATGACAGTGGCGATGATATTGGAGCGAGTGAGCCTGCCAGTGCGGGTGGTGGTTCTAGCTCTGGCACATAG